In one Aeromicrobium erythreum genomic region, the following are encoded:
- a CDS encoding APC family permease, with product MAQDVGPGAADVAPTGSKGLKANAIGFWEGLSIGLDATAPAYSIAAVLGSMVVVAGIHAPAVLWLSFVPMFLIAGAFLYMNRADTDCGTTFSWVTRAMGPWIGWMGGWAVFTTGVLVIGSLADVAARYLFVMVGADSLAANRPVVVTIAVAIVVVMTWLCVRGTEASARFQVWLVFAQVGALLLFVGVAAVRLATGSLPAGATTPSWSWLSPAGLDSHELVSGLLIGVFIYWGWESAVNLSEESTDGDTTPGRAGIWSTVILVATYLGVGIVTIAAGGVDFVTGYEDDDALFGAVGDLVMGPFAFVLLLSIITSGIASTQTTILPASRVSLSMASAGAFPKVFARIHERYGTPSFSTWFIGAVAIAWYVGASAISDNFLFDSISALSLMIAFYYGLTGLACAIYWRRRLFTSVKAFLFIGVGPLVGAGTLFYLLYESVLDLSDPGASYSGSSVLGVGLPLAIAVVFLVLGLVLMVVWRFTVGATFFTRKGFETVSDEVALAALGPTRPGAALD from the coding sequence ATGGCGCAGGACGTGGGACCGGGAGCCGCCGACGTGGCCCCCACGGGCAGCAAGGGTCTGAAGGCCAACGCGATCGGCTTCTGGGAAGGCCTGTCGATCGGGCTCGACGCGACCGCACCGGCGTACTCGATCGCCGCCGTGCTCGGCTCGATGGTGGTGGTGGCGGGCATCCACGCCCCGGCGGTGCTGTGGCTGTCGTTCGTGCCGATGTTCCTCATCGCCGGTGCGTTCCTGTACATGAACCGGGCCGACACCGACTGCGGCACCACGTTCTCGTGGGTCACCCGCGCGATGGGCCCGTGGATCGGCTGGATGGGCGGCTGGGCCGTCTTCACCACCGGCGTGCTGGTGATCGGCTCCCTCGCCGACGTCGCCGCGCGCTACCTCTTCGTCATGGTCGGCGCCGACTCGCTGGCCGCCAACCGCCCGGTCGTCGTGACGATCGCCGTGGCCATCGTCGTCGTCATGACGTGGCTGTGCGTCCGCGGCACCGAGGCGTCGGCGAGGTTCCAGGTCTGGCTCGTCTTCGCGCAGGTCGGCGCGCTGCTCCTCTTCGTCGGCGTCGCCGCCGTGCGGCTCGCGACCGGCTCGCTGCCCGCCGGCGCGACGACGCCGAGCTGGAGCTGGCTCAGCCCCGCCGGACTCGACTCCCACGAGCTCGTCAGCGGCCTGCTCATCGGCGTCTTCATCTATTGGGGCTGGGAGAGCGCGGTGAACCTCTCCGAGGAGTCGACCGACGGCGACACCACGCCCGGCCGCGCCGGCATCTGGAGCACGGTCATCCTCGTCGCGACCTACCTGGGCGTCGGGATCGTGACCATCGCCGCCGGAGGCGTCGACTTCGTCACCGGCTACGAGGACGACGACGCGCTGTTCGGTGCCGTCGGCGACCTCGTCATGGGTCCGTTCGCCTTCGTGCTGCTGCTCTCGATCATCACCTCGGGCATCGCCTCGACGCAGACGACCATCCTCCCCGCGTCGCGTGTGTCGCTCTCGATGGCGAGCGCCGGGGCGTTCCCGAAGGTGTTCGCCCGCATCCACGAGCGGTACGGGACGCCGTCGTTCAGCACGTGGTTCATCGGCGCCGTGGCCATCGCATGGTACGTCGGCGCGAGCGCGATCAGCGACAACTTCCTGTTCGACTCGATCTCGGCGCTGTCGCTGATGATCGCCTTCTACTACGGCCTCACCGGACTGGCGTGCGCCATCTACTGGCGTCGGCGGCTCTTCACGTCGGTCAAGGCGTTCCTGTTCATCGGCGTGGGGCCGCTCGTCGGCGCCGGCACCCTGTTCTACCTCCTGTACGAGTCCGTGCTCGACCTCTCCGACCCGGGCGCCTCCTACAGCGGCTCGTCGGTGCTCGGCGTCGGGCTGCCGCTCGCCATCGCCGTCGTCTTCCTGGTGCTCGGCCTCGTGCTCATGGTCGTCTGGCGGTTCACCGTCGGCGCCACCTTCTTCACGCGCAAGGGCTTCGAGACCGTCTCCGACGAGGTGGCGCTGGCGGCGCTCGGCCCGACGCGTCCCGGCGCGGCCCTCGACTGA